Proteins encoded by one window of Cucurbita pepo subsp. pepo cultivar mu-cu-16 chromosome LG14, ASM280686v2, whole genome shotgun sequence:
- the LOC111810905 gene encoding 50S ribosomal protein L24, chloroplastic, producing the protein MAAMVSLQSSMTALSLSSSSFLGHRLQPSTIFAAPVTSKEKPCLIVMKLKRWERKECKPNSLPVLHKMHVKVGDTVKVIAGRDKGKIGEITQIFKHNSKVTVKEINLKTKHVKSREEEEQGQIIKVEAPIHSSNVMLYSKEKDVASRVGHKTLENGKRVRYLIKTGEIIDSTDNWKKLKEEKSKTEVATTA; encoded by the exons ATGGCAGCCATGGTCTCGCTTCAGAGCTCCATGACCGCTCTTTCGCTCTCTTCCAGTTCCTTTCTTGGCCACCGCCTTCAGCCGTCCACAATTTTCGCTGCGCCC GTAACATCGAAAGAGAAGCCATGTCTCATAGTAATGAAG CTCAAAAGATGGGAACGGAAGGAATGTAAGCCAAACAGCCTTCCTGTATTACACAAAATGCATGTCAAGGTTGGAGACACAGTGAAAGTTATAGCTGGCCGTGATAAGGGAAAAATTGGAGAAATcacacaaattttcaaacataataGCAAGGTGACagtgaaagaaataaatttgaagacAAAGCATGTAAAGAGcagagaggaggaagaacaagGACAGATTATTAAG GTCGAAGCACCCATCCACAGCTCCAATGTGATGCTTTACTCGAAAGAAAAGGATGTAGCAAGCCGGGTCGGTCACAAGACccttgaaaatggaaaacgAGTACGATATCTCATAAAAACTGGGGAAATAATTGACAGCACTGACAATTGGAAGAAGCTCAAGGAGGAGAAGAGCAAAACTGAAGTGGCTACTACTGCTTAA
- the LOC111810432 gene encoding uncharacterized protein LOC111810432: MTVESRYLRDFQRHKPPSFDGGKVDPIATENWLKAIETAFHFMNCPSKYEVHCGTYMLKGEAHFWWKGAQKTIIPHGEFITWCQFIDAYLYKYYPITARVKMQAAFLALKQGDRSVEEYDLEFNRLARFSPACVSSEELKGERFIAGLREELRGNVASQSSFVYTKALQVATLLDSPRTDKLQLGIAQPSHAAA; the protein is encoded by the coding sequence ATGACTGTGGAGTCTCGCTACTTAAGAGATTTCCAGAGGCATAAACCGCCTTCCTTTGACGGAGGCAAGGTGGATCCCATTGCCACCGAGAACTGGCTAAAGGCCATAGAAACGGCCTTCCATTTTATGAACTGCCCGTCAAAGTATGAAGTCCATTGTGGGACGTATATGTTGAAAGGAGAAGCGCACTTCTGGTGGAAGGGTGCTCAGAAGACCATTATACCACATGGAGAGTTTATTACATGGTGTCAGTTTATAGATGCGTACCTCTACAAATACTACCCAATCACTGCCAGAGTGAAAATGCAGGCAGCATTCCTCGCACTGAAACAGGGAGACAGATCAGTGGAGGAATATGACTTGGAGTTCAATAGATTGGCGAGGTTTTCTCCAGCCTGTGTTAGTTCTGAGGAGTTGAAGGGCGAACGATTTATCGCTGGCTTGAGGGAGGAACTAAGGGGAAATGTGGCATCCCAGTCATCCTTCGTCTATACGAAAGCCCTTCAAGTGGCAACCCTGCTCGACTCGCCCCGCACCGACAAGCTGCAGTTGGGAATAGCTCAACCATCCCACGCTGCAGCCTAG
- the LOC111809785 gene encoding calcium/calmodulin-regulated receptor-like kinase 1, whose translation MKEGSTGLAIGILIGVVIGALLAILALFCFRYHRKRLQIGKSSSRTAANVPIRTNGADSCTILSDSRVSPESPVKFSRNGISSWLDRFKRSSVISASGMPEYSVKDLQKATGNFTSVIGQGAFGSVYKATLPSGETVAVKVLATNSKQGEKEFQTEVMLLGRLHHRNLVNMVGYCAERGEHMLVYVYMSKGSLASHLYSDQNGLLSWYMRLRIALDVARGLEYLHDGAVPPVIHRDIKSANILLDQSMRARVADFGLSREEMVDSRAANIRGTFGYLDPEYVSSRAFNKKSDVYSFGVLLFEIIAGRNPQQGLMEYVELAAMNSDGKVGWEELVDSRLDRNFDVQELNEVAALAYKCVNHVQKKRPSMRDNVQVLSRILKQRKNNSRNRNTVSTTTDEVAIDIDQLEARSPRPEHRGQQPVDSTPESCEV comes from the exons ATGAAAGAGGGGTCAACAGGGTTGGCTATTGGAATTTTGATAGGAGTGGTGATTGGAGCTCTTTTGGCGATTCTTGCTCTATTCTGCTTTAGATATCATAGGAAGCGGTTGCAGATTGGTAAAAGCAGTTCCAGGACAGCAGCAAATGTTCCCATTCGAACAAATGGAGCTGATTCTTGTACTATTCTATCAGACTCCAGAGTGAGTCCAGAATCACCAGTGAAGTTCAGCCGAAATGGCATATCCTCATGGCTTGACAGATTCAAGAGAAGCAGTGTGATCTCGGCATCTGGGATGCCTGAATATTCTGTTAA GGATCTGCAAAAGGCAACCGGCAATTTTACAAGTGTAATAGGACAAGGGGCATTTGGTTCCGTTTATAAAGCTACTTTGCCATCTGGTGAGACTGTTGCTGTGAAAGTGCTCGCAACCAATTCTAaacaaggagaaaaagaattcCAGACAGAG GTGATGTTATTGGGAAGATTGCATCATAGAAACCTCGTGAATATGGTTGGATACTGTGCTGAAAGAGGCGAACATATGCTTGTGTATGTCTACATGAGTAAAGGCAGCCTAGCATCTCACTTGTATA GTGATCAGAATGGACTACTGAGTTGGTATATGAGACTTCGTATAGCTTTAGATGTAGCAAGGGGTTTGGAGTATCTCCATGATGGG GCAGTTCCTCCAGTAATTCACCGGGATATCAAATCAGCCAACATTTTGTTGGATCAGTCCATGAGAGCAAGG GTTGCTGATTTTGGGCTTTCAAGAGAAGAGATGGTAGACAGTCGAGCAGCTAACATCAGAGGAACTTTTGGATATCTCGATCCTGAGTACGTATCTTCGAGGGCTTTCAACAAGAAAAGCGATGTTTATAGCTTCGGAGTATTACTTTTTGAGATTATAGCTGGCAGAAATCCTCAACAGGGCCTTATGGAATATGTTGAGCTT GCTGCTATGAATTCTGATGGTAAAGTTGGGTGGGAAGAACTTGTTGATTCCCGTCTCGACAGAAATTTCGATGTTCAAGAGCTGAACGAAGTTGCAGCTCTTGCATACAAATGTGTTAACCATGTCCAGAAAAAGCGACCTTCAATGAGAGACAATGTACAAGTTTTGTCCCGAATCCTAAAACAAAGGAAGAACAACAGTCGTAACCGAAATACGGTGTCAACGACAACGGATGAAGTCGCCATTGATATTGATCAACTAGAAGCCAGGAGTCCAAGGCCTGAACACAGAGGACAACAGCCCGTGGATAGTACACCTGAATCATGTGAAGTATAG